Proteins from a genomic interval of Gavia stellata isolate bGavSte3 chromosome 13, bGavSte3.hap2, whole genome shotgun sequence:
- the FANCI gene encoding Fanconi anemia group I protein isoform X2 yields the protein MAQRILALAAEEPPERLQEALQSLGEGELGDMVTRQALKGRETAALLRGIFKGSPCSQQSGVLRRLQVYKHCIPLVESGDLHLGKVSEIIGLLMLEARQLPGHALAELATLFVDVIKGGSLSNGKSLELFSTVLTALAGSKESLAYGKGELNGEEFKKQLINTLCSSKWDPRSVIHLANMFRDIPLSGEELQFVMEKVLRMFSKLDLQEIPPLVYQLLLLSAKGSKKTVLEGIISFFNQLDKKQKEEQRAPQSVDLEVATMPLDQLRHVEGTVILHIVSVINLDQDLGEELIRHLKTEQQKDPGRALCPFSVALLLSVAVKHRLQEQIFDFLKTSITRSCKDLQFLQASKFLQDLFPQQYDVTTVILEVVKNSAFGWDHVTQGLVDLGFSLMESYEPKKPFGGKAADTSYGLSKMPAQQACRLGASILLETFKVHEPIRSDILEQVLNRVLTKAASPVSHFIDLLSNIVVSAPLVLQTSSSKVTETFDNLSFLPIDTVQGLLRAVQPLLKVSMSVRDSLILVLQKAIFSRQLDARKAAVAGFLLLLRNFKVLGSLSSSQCSQAIGATQVQADVHACYNSAANEAFCLEILGSLRRCLSQQADVRLMLYEGFYDVLRRNSQLASSIMETLLSQIKQYYLPQPDLLPPLKLEGCIMAQGDQIFLQEPLAHLLCCIQHCLAWYKSTVHLCQGAEDDDDDEEEEDVGFEQNFEDMLESVTRRMIKSELEDFELDKSADFSLSTGVGVKNNIYAIQVMGICEVLIEYNFNIGNFSKNKFEDVLGLFTCYNKLSEILKEKAGKNKSTLGNKTARSFLSMGFVSTLLTNLFRVLLWRYTSIPTVVEESGKKKGKSISLLCLEGLLRIFNTVQQLYTARIPQFLHALDITDGDAEETDINVTEKAAFQIRQFQRSLVNQFSSTEDDFNSKETQSLITVLSTLSKLLDPASQQFLQFLTWTVKICKENALEDIACCKGLLSLLFSLHVLYKSPVSLLRELAQDIHACLGDIDQDVEVESRSHFAIVNAKTAAPTVCLLVLGQADKVLEEVDWLIKKLTSVGSDTSGNKNSSQASNQTQALEKGVILQLGTLLTVYHELVQTALPAGSCVDALLRSLSKTYAILTSLIKHYIQACRSTSNTIPGRLEKLVKLSGSHLTPQCYSFITYVQVKSQSVNNTAKKEDEAAAISTVMAKVLRETKPIPNLIFAIEQYEKFLIHLSKKSKVNLMQYMKLSTSRDFRINASMLDSALQEHNTEDAENEPDNDQGSTAEQTDENQEPKKKRRRKK from the exons ATGGCCCAGCGCATCCTGGCGCTGGCGGCCGAGGAGCCCCCCGAGCGGCTCCAGGAGGCCCTGCAGAGCCTGGGGGAGGGTGAG CTGGGCGATATGGTGACAAGGCAGGCCCTGAAGGGGAGGGAGACGGCAGCTTTGCTAAGAGGGATCTTCAAAG GCTCCCCTTGTTCCCAGCAAAGCGGTGTTCTCAGGAGGCTTCAGGTTTACAAGCACTGCATCCCGCTAGTGGAGTCAGGGGACCTGCATTTGGGCAAGGTGTCTGAAATCATAGGACTGCTGATGCTGGAG GCTCGCCAGCTGCCAGGCCATGCGTTGGCTGAGCTTGCCACCCTGTTTGTTGATGTTATTAAAGGCGGCAGCCTGTCTAACGGGAAATCCTTGGAGTTGTTTTCCACTGTTCTCACTGCATTGGCCGGTTCGAAGGAGAGCCTGGCTTATGGGAAAG gtgAACTGAATGGGGAAGAGTTTAAGAAACAGCTCATAAATactctctgctccagcaa ATGGGATCCTCGGAGTGTAATACATCTTGCCAACATGTTCAG GGATATTCCACTATCGGGAGAGGAGCTGCAGTTTGTGATGGAAAAGGTCCTTAGGATGTTCTCCAAATTAGACCTGCAGGAAATTCCCCCTCTGGTCtatcagctgctgctgctttctgcaaag GGCAGTAAGAAGACTGTTTTAGAAGGAATCATCAGTTTTTTCAATCAGTTGGataagaaacaaaaggaagaacagaGGGCTCCACA ATCGGTGGACCTTGAGGTAGCCACAATGCCCCTCGACCAGCTCCGCCATGTGGAAGGTACCGTTATTCTCCATATCGTTTCTGTTATCAACCTGGATCAGGACCTAGGCGAGGAACTAATCAGACATCTAAAG ACCGAGCAACAGAAGGACCCTGGTAGAGCCCTGTGTCCCTTCAGTGTGGCTCTTTTGCTATCAGTTGCAGTAAAACACAGACTACAAGAGCAG ATATTTGATTTCTTGAAAACATCAATCACAAGAAGCTGCAAGGACCTGCAGTTCCTTCAGGCCTCCAAGTTTCTGCAAGATTTGTTTCCTCAACAATATGATGTAACCACTGTAATTCTGGAAGTGGTAAAAAATAG TGCATTTGGCTGGGACCACGTTACTCAGGGCCTGGTGGATCTTGGTTTCAGTCTAATGGAATCATATGAACCCAAAAAGCCCTTTGGAGGAAAAGCTGCTGATACCAGTTATGGCCTTTCAAAAATGCCAGCCCAGCAGGCTTGCAGACTGGGAGCAAGTATCCTCCTGGAAACGTTTAAG gTTCATGAGCCCATCAGAAGTGATATTCTTGAGCAGGTCCTGAACAGAGTCCTCACAAAAGCAGCATCTCCTGTCAGCCACTTCATAG acttgCTGTCCAATATTGTTGTGTCTGCTCCTCTTGTGCTTCAGACTTCATCCTCCAAAGTCACAGAGACCTTTGACAATTTGTCCTTTCTGCCCATCGACACAGTGCAAGGGCTCCTCCGGGCAGTACAG CCTCTGCTCAAAGTCAGCATGTCAGTGAGGGACTCCCTGATACTTGTTCTCCAAAAAGCTATCTTTTCCAG GCAGCTCGATGCTCGTAAAGCTGCAGTTGCTGGCTTCTTGCTTCTGTTAAGAAATTTTAAGGTTCTGGGCAGCTTGTCCTCTTCCCAGTGCAGCCAGGCCATTGGTGCCACTCAG GTCCAGGCAGATGTTCATGCCTGCTATAATTCTGCAGCTAATGAGGCCTTCTGCCTTGAAATCCTGGGCAGCCTGAGGCGATGTTTGAGCCAGCAAGCAGATGTTCGACTCATGTTATATGAG GGTTTTTATGACGTCCTTCGCAGGAACTCCCAGCTGGCCAGCTCTATAATGGAAACGCTCTTGTCCCAG ATAAAGCAATATTACTTGCCCCAGCCAGACCTCCTGCCTCCACTGAAACTTGAGGGATGTATTATGGCTCAAGGAGATCAAATCTTTCTCCAAGAACCACTG GCCCATCTGCTCTGCTGTATCCAACACTGTCTCGCCTGGTATAAGAGCACTGTGCACCTATGCCAAGGAGCTGAAGATGACGATgatgatgaggaggaggaggatgtgggATTTGAGCAAAACTTTGAAGACATGCTAGAATCTGTCACACGACGCATGATCAAGAGTGAGTTGGAAGACTTTGAACTG GATAAATcagcagatttttctctgtCTACTGGTGTCGGTGTAAAGAATAACATCTATGCCATCCAGGTGATGGGAATTTGTGAGGTCCTGATTGAGTACAATTTCAACATAGGGAATTTCAG TAAGAACAAGTTTGAGGATGTCCTAGGCTTGTTTACATGTTACAACAAACTCTCTGAAATCCTGAAGGAGAAAGCTGGAAAGAACAAATCTACCTTGGGCAACAAAACTGCACGGAGCTTCCTGTCCATGGGTTTTGTATCTACTCTGCTCACAAATCTGTTCAG GGTTCTGCTTTGGAGGTACACTTCAATTCCCACTGTCGTTGAAGAGTCAGGGAAGAAGAAGGGCAAAAGCATTTCACTTCTGTGCTTGGAAGGCTTACTGCGGATCTTCAACACGGTGCAGCAGCTGTACACTGCCAGGATCCCCCAGTTTCTACATGCCCTGG ATATTACTGATGGTGACGCAGAAGAAACGGATATTAATGTCACAGAGAAAGCTGCCTTCCAGATCCGACAGTTTCAG AGGTCCCTGGTGAACCAATTCAGCAGTACTGAAGATGACTTCAACTCCAAGGAAACGCAGTCACTCATCACAGTTCTCTCCACTTTGTCCAAACTCCTGGATCCAGCCTCTCAGCAG TTCCTTCAATTCCTGACTTGGACAGTcaaaatttgcaaagaaaatgctcTCG AGGATATCGCTTGCTGCAAGGGTTTGCTGTCTCTGCTCTTCAGTCTCCACGTTCTGTACAAGAGTCCTGTCAGTCTGCTGCGTGAACTAGCACAAGACATCCATGCTTGCCTGGGAGACATAGATCAG GATGTAGAAGTGGAGAGTCGGTCCCATTTCGCCATAGTGAATGCCAAGACTGCAGCCCCTACTGTCTGT CTGCTGGTTCTGGGTCAGGCAGATAAGGTCCTTGAAGAGGTGGACTGGCTTATCAAGAAGCTCACCAGTGTGGGATCAGACACATCAGGTAATAAAA ACTCTTCTCAGGCATCAAACCAAACCCAGGCTCTGGAGAAAGGTGTAATTCTGCAGCTGGGAACTCTGCTGACAGTTTATCATGAGCTGGTACAGACAGCACTCCCTGCAGGGAGCTGTGTGGACGCGCTGCTGAGAAGCCTCAGCAAGACATACGCAATTCTCACCTCCCTCATCAAACAT TATATCCAAGCTTGCCGCAGCACCTCGAATACCATTCCAGGAAGGCTAGAAAAGCTG GTGAAGCTCTCAGGTTCCCATTTGACCCCACAGTGTTACTCATTCATTACTTATGTACAGGTAAAATCACAGTCA GTCAACAACACTGCA aagaaagaggatgaAGCTGCTGCAATCTCCACAGTCATG GCTAAGGTGCTTCGGGAGACCAAGCCCATCCCAAACCTAATTTTTGCAATAGAGCAATATGAGAAGTTCCTTATCCATCTCTCCAAGAAATCAAAG GTGAATTTGATGCAATATATGAAGCTAAGCACCTCCCGGGACTTCCGCATCAACGCATCCATGCTAGACAGCGCCTTGCAGGAGCATAACACAGAGGATGCTGAAAACGAGCCAGACAATGACCAG ggcagcacagcagagcagacaGATGAGAACCAGGAACCCAAAAAGAAGAGACGGCGAAAAAAGTAA
- the FANCI gene encoding Fanconi anemia group I protein isoform X1 produces MAQRILALAAEEPPERLQEALQSLGEGELGDMVTRQALKGRETAALLRGIFKGSPCSQQSGVLRRLQVYKHCIPLVESGDLHLGKVSEIIGLLMLEARQLPGHALAELATLFVDVIKGGSLSNGKSLELFSTVLTALAGSKESLAYGKGELNGEEFKKQLINTLCSSKWDPRSVIHLANMFRDIPLSGEELQFVMEKVLRMFSKLDLQEIPPLVYQLLLLSAKGSKKTVLEGIISFFNQLDKKQKEEQRAPQSVDLEVATMPLDQLRHVEGTVILHIVSVINLDQDLGEELIRHLKTEQQKDPGRALCPFSVALLLSVAVKHRLQEQIFDFLKTSITRSCKDLQFLQASKFLQDLFPQQYDVTTVILEVVKNSAFGWDHVTQGLVDLGFSLMESYEPKKPFGGKAADTSYGLSKMPAQQACRLGASILLETFKVHEPIRSDILEQVLNRVLTKAASPVSHFIDLLSNIVVSAPLVLQTSSSKVTETFDNLSFLPIDTVQGLLRAVQPLLKVSMSVRDSLILVLQKAIFSRQLDARKAAVAGFLLLLRNFKVLGSLSSSQCSQAIGATQVQADVHACYNSAANEAFCLEILGSLRRCLSQQADVRLMLYEGFYDVLRRNSQLASSIMETLLSQIKQYYLPQPDLLPPLKLEGCIMAQGDQIFLQEPLAHLLCCIQHCLAWYKSTVHLCQGAEDDDDDEEEEDVGFEQNFEDMLESVTRRMIKSELEDFELDKSADFSLSTGVGVKNNIYAIQVMGICEVLIEYNFNIGNFSKNKFEDVLGLFTCYNKLSEILKEKAGKNKSTLGNKTARSFLSMGFVSTLLTNLFRNNTQSHEDSLAVLRSSTEFLRYAVSVALQKVQQLEETGQTDGPDGQNPEKMFQNLCKITRVLLWRYTSIPTVVEESGKKKGKSISLLCLEGLLRIFNTVQQLYTARIPQFLHALDITDGDAEETDINVTEKAAFQIRQFQRSLVNQFSSTEDDFNSKETQSLITVLSTLSKLLDPASQQFLQFLTWTVKICKENALEDIACCKGLLSLLFSLHVLYKSPVSLLRELAQDIHACLGDIDQDVEVESRSHFAIVNAKTAAPTVCLLVLGQADKVLEEVDWLIKKLTSVGSDTSGNKNSSQASNQTQALEKGVILQLGTLLTVYHELVQTALPAGSCVDALLRSLSKTYAILTSLIKHYIQACRSTSNTIPGRLEKLVKLSGSHLTPQCYSFITYVQVKSQSVNNTAKKEDEAAAISTVMAKVLRETKPIPNLIFAIEQYEKFLIHLSKKSKVNLMQYMKLSTSRDFRINASMLDSALQEHNTEDAENEPDNDQGSTAEQTDENQEPKKKRRRKK; encoded by the exons ATGGCCCAGCGCATCCTGGCGCTGGCGGCCGAGGAGCCCCCCGAGCGGCTCCAGGAGGCCCTGCAGAGCCTGGGGGAGGGTGAG CTGGGCGATATGGTGACAAGGCAGGCCCTGAAGGGGAGGGAGACGGCAGCTTTGCTAAGAGGGATCTTCAAAG GCTCCCCTTGTTCCCAGCAAAGCGGTGTTCTCAGGAGGCTTCAGGTTTACAAGCACTGCATCCCGCTAGTGGAGTCAGGGGACCTGCATTTGGGCAAGGTGTCTGAAATCATAGGACTGCTGATGCTGGAG GCTCGCCAGCTGCCAGGCCATGCGTTGGCTGAGCTTGCCACCCTGTTTGTTGATGTTATTAAAGGCGGCAGCCTGTCTAACGGGAAATCCTTGGAGTTGTTTTCCACTGTTCTCACTGCATTGGCCGGTTCGAAGGAGAGCCTGGCTTATGGGAAAG gtgAACTGAATGGGGAAGAGTTTAAGAAACAGCTCATAAATactctctgctccagcaa ATGGGATCCTCGGAGTGTAATACATCTTGCCAACATGTTCAG GGATATTCCACTATCGGGAGAGGAGCTGCAGTTTGTGATGGAAAAGGTCCTTAGGATGTTCTCCAAATTAGACCTGCAGGAAATTCCCCCTCTGGTCtatcagctgctgctgctttctgcaaag GGCAGTAAGAAGACTGTTTTAGAAGGAATCATCAGTTTTTTCAATCAGTTGGataagaaacaaaaggaagaacagaGGGCTCCACA ATCGGTGGACCTTGAGGTAGCCACAATGCCCCTCGACCAGCTCCGCCATGTGGAAGGTACCGTTATTCTCCATATCGTTTCTGTTATCAACCTGGATCAGGACCTAGGCGAGGAACTAATCAGACATCTAAAG ACCGAGCAACAGAAGGACCCTGGTAGAGCCCTGTGTCCCTTCAGTGTGGCTCTTTTGCTATCAGTTGCAGTAAAACACAGACTACAAGAGCAG ATATTTGATTTCTTGAAAACATCAATCACAAGAAGCTGCAAGGACCTGCAGTTCCTTCAGGCCTCCAAGTTTCTGCAAGATTTGTTTCCTCAACAATATGATGTAACCACTGTAATTCTGGAAGTGGTAAAAAATAG TGCATTTGGCTGGGACCACGTTACTCAGGGCCTGGTGGATCTTGGTTTCAGTCTAATGGAATCATATGAACCCAAAAAGCCCTTTGGAGGAAAAGCTGCTGATACCAGTTATGGCCTTTCAAAAATGCCAGCCCAGCAGGCTTGCAGACTGGGAGCAAGTATCCTCCTGGAAACGTTTAAG gTTCATGAGCCCATCAGAAGTGATATTCTTGAGCAGGTCCTGAACAGAGTCCTCACAAAAGCAGCATCTCCTGTCAGCCACTTCATAG acttgCTGTCCAATATTGTTGTGTCTGCTCCTCTTGTGCTTCAGACTTCATCCTCCAAAGTCACAGAGACCTTTGACAATTTGTCCTTTCTGCCCATCGACACAGTGCAAGGGCTCCTCCGGGCAGTACAG CCTCTGCTCAAAGTCAGCATGTCAGTGAGGGACTCCCTGATACTTGTTCTCCAAAAAGCTATCTTTTCCAG GCAGCTCGATGCTCGTAAAGCTGCAGTTGCTGGCTTCTTGCTTCTGTTAAGAAATTTTAAGGTTCTGGGCAGCTTGTCCTCTTCCCAGTGCAGCCAGGCCATTGGTGCCACTCAG GTCCAGGCAGATGTTCATGCCTGCTATAATTCTGCAGCTAATGAGGCCTTCTGCCTTGAAATCCTGGGCAGCCTGAGGCGATGTTTGAGCCAGCAAGCAGATGTTCGACTCATGTTATATGAG GGTTTTTATGACGTCCTTCGCAGGAACTCCCAGCTGGCCAGCTCTATAATGGAAACGCTCTTGTCCCAG ATAAAGCAATATTACTTGCCCCAGCCAGACCTCCTGCCTCCACTGAAACTTGAGGGATGTATTATGGCTCAAGGAGATCAAATCTTTCTCCAAGAACCACTG GCCCATCTGCTCTGCTGTATCCAACACTGTCTCGCCTGGTATAAGAGCACTGTGCACCTATGCCAAGGAGCTGAAGATGACGATgatgatgaggaggaggaggatgtgggATTTGAGCAAAACTTTGAAGACATGCTAGAATCTGTCACACGACGCATGATCAAGAGTGAGTTGGAAGACTTTGAACTG GATAAATcagcagatttttctctgtCTACTGGTGTCGGTGTAAAGAATAACATCTATGCCATCCAGGTGATGGGAATTTGTGAGGTCCTGATTGAGTACAATTTCAACATAGGGAATTTCAG TAAGAACAAGTTTGAGGATGTCCTAGGCTTGTTTACATGTTACAACAAACTCTCTGAAATCCTGAAGGAGAAAGCTGGAAAGAACAAATCTACCTTGGGCAACAAAACTGCACGGAGCTTCCTGTCCATGGGTTTTGTATCTACTCTGCTCACAAATCTGTTCAG GAACAATACCCAAAGCCATGAGGACAGCCTAGCGGTTCTGCGCTCCAGCACAGAGTTCCTGCGCTATGCTGTCAGTGTAGCTCTTCAGAAggtgcagcagctggaggagacaGGACAAACTGATGGACCAGACGGACAAAATCCTGAGAAGATGTTTCAGAACCTCTGCAAAATCACACG GGTTCTGCTTTGGAGGTACACTTCAATTCCCACTGTCGTTGAAGAGTCAGGGAAGAAGAAGGGCAAAAGCATTTCACTTCTGTGCTTGGAAGGCTTACTGCGGATCTTCAACACGGTGCAGCAGCTGTACACTGCCAGGATCCCCCAGTTTCTACATGCCCTGG ATATTACTGATGGTGACGCAGAAGAAACGGATATTAATGTCACAGAGAAAGCTGCCTTCCAGATCCGACAGTTTCAG AGGTCCCTGGTGAACCAATTCAGCAGTACTGAAGATGACTTCAACTCCAAGGAAACGCAGTCACTCATCACAGTTCTCTCCACTTTGTCCAAACTCCTGGATCCAGCCTCTCAGCAG TTCCTTCAATTCCTGACTTGGACAGTcaaaatttgcaaagaaaatgctcTCG AGGATATCGCTTGCTGCAAGGGTTTGCTGTCTCTGCTCTTCAGTCTCCACGTTCTGTACAAGAGTCCTGTCAGTCTGCTGCGTGAACTAGCACAAGACATCCATGCTTGCCTGGGAGACATAGATCAG GATGTAGAAGTGGAGAGTCGGTCCCATTTCGCCATAGTGAATGCCAAGACTGCAGCCCCTACTGTCTGT CTGCTGGTTCTGGGTCAGGCAGATAAGGTCCTTGAAGAGGTGGACTGGCTTATCAAGAAGCTCACCAGTGTGGGATCAGACACATCAGGTAATAAAA ACTCTTCTCAGGCATCAAACCAAACCCAGGCTCTGGAGAAAGGTGTAATTCTGCAGCTGGGAACTCTGCTGACAGTTTATCATGAGCTGGTACAGACAGCACTCCCTGCAGGGAGCTGTGTGGACGCGCTGCTGAGAAGCCTCAGCAAGACATACGCAATTCTCACCTCCCTCATCAAACAT TATATCCAAGCTTGCCGCAGCACCTCGAATACCATTCCAGGAAGGCTAGAAAAGCTG GTGAAGCTCTCAGGTTCCCATTTGACCCCACAGTGTTACTCATTCATTACTTATGTACAGGTAAAATCACAGTCA GTCAACAACACTGCA aagaaagaggatgaAGCTGCTGCAATCTCCACAGTCATG GCTAAGGTGCTTCGGGAGACCAAGCCCATCCCAAACCTAATTTTTGCAATAGAGCAATATGAGAAGTTCCTTATCCATCTCTCCAAGAAATCAAAG GTGAATTTGATGCAATATATGAAGCTAAGCACCTCCCGGGACTTCCGCATCAACGCATCCATGCTAGACAGCGCCTTGCAGGAGCATAACACAGAGGATGCTGAAAACGAGCCAGACAATGACCAG ggcagcacagcagagcagacaGATGAGAACCAGGAACCCAAAAAGAAGAGACGGCGAAAAAAGTAA